The proteins below are encoded in one region of Streptomyces roseifaciens:
- a CDS encoding CoA transferase, with the protein MTDDLTGSATGDPTGRTTGDLTQRIEKALAAPATDDAFDVHAALEDVLAGVGMTAADTGGAITFEGADPVVPSTLRLGAAAGIALVAKSAAVAKLWRLRGGPGQDISMDLRVAPHRLCPFYDRKWELINGSPLSESSNPSNALGWAFYRSRDGRWMMPQNMYPKIKVEAQRFLGVPDDADAVAAAIAARDARELEEAGNDAGIVMAMLRETREFLAEPQYRDVLAHAPLIEIEKIGDSDPEPLPPGAAQPLSGIRALGMGHVIAGAGVGRALALHGADVLNLWRPDELEHERSYISANVGVRSTYLDPYTAEGSGRLRTLLRDADVFYANRRPGYLERIGLSEEEAAAARPGIVHATNSLAGRTGPWAGRIGFDQTAGSLVGIMTLEGDGDRPQLPPVQVVNDYITSWLTTVGIVEALNRRAQEGGSYRVHVSLVRAALWILSMGVFDRDYAHQVAGSSPRHLYLDPETFTADTALGAYQGVTDQVRMSATPGSYRHVLVPRGSSRPEWLPGERRTA; encoded by the coding sequence GTGACCGACGACCTCACCGGCAGCGCCACCGGCGATCCCACCGGAAGGACCACCGGCGATCTCACGCAGCGCATCGAGAAGGCCCTCGCCGCGCCCGCGACCGACGACGCCTTCGACGTCCACGCCGCACTGGAGGACGTCCTCGCGGGCGTCGGCATGACGGCCGCCGACACCGGCGGCGCCATCACCTTCGAGGGCGCCGACCCCGTCGTCCCCTCCACGCTGCGCCTGGGCGCGGCCGCCGGCATCGCCCTCGTCGCGAAGTCCGCCGCCGTCGCCAAGCTCTGGCGGCTGCGCGGCGGACCGGGCCAGGACATCTCCATGGACCTGCGGGTGGCGCCGCACCGGCTCTGCCCCTTCTACGACCGCAAGTGGGAGCTGATCAACGGCAGCCCCCTCAGTGAATCCTCCAACCCCAGCAACGCCCTGGGCTGGGCCTTCTACCGCAGCCGCGACGGCCGCTGGATGATGCCCCAGAACATGTACCCCAAGATCAAGGTCGAGGCGCAGCGGTTCCTGGGGGTCCCGGACGACGCCGACGCGGTGGCCGCCGCCATCGCCGCCCGCGACGCCCGCGAGCTGGAGGAGGCCGGCAACGACGCCGGCATCGTCATGGCGATGCTGCGCGAGACCCGTGAGTTCCTGGCCGAGCCGCAGTACCGCGACGTCCTCGCCCACGCCCCGCTCATCGAGATCGAGAAGATCGGCGACAGCGACCCCGAGCCCCTGCCGCCGGGCGCGGCCCAGCCGCTCTCCGGCATCCGCGCCCTCGGCATGGGCCACGTCATCGCCGGCGCGGGGGTCGGCCGGGCCCTCGCCCTGCACGGCGCCGACGTCCTGAACCTCTGGCGGCCGGACGAGCTGGAGCACGAGCGCAGCTATATCAGCGCCAACGTCGGCGTCCGCTCGACCTACCTCGACCCGTACACGGCCGAGGGCTCCGGGCGACTGCGGACCCTCCTGCGCGACGCGGACGTCTTCTACGCCAACCGCCGCCCCGGCTACCTCGAGCGCATCGGCCTGTCCGAGGAGGAGGCCGCGGCGGCGCGCCCCGGCATCGTCCACGCGACGAACTCCCTGGCCGGGCGCACGGGGCCGTGGGCGGGCCGGATCGGCTTCGACCAGACGGCCGGGAGCCTCGTCGGCATCATGACCCTCGAAGGCGACGGGGACCGCCCCCAGCTGCCGCCCGTCCAGGTCGTCAACGACTACATCACCTCCTGGCTCACCACCGTGGGCATCGTCGAGGCGCTCAACCGCCGCGCGCAGGAGGGCGGCAGCTACCGCGTCCACGTCTCGCTCGTCCGGGCCGCCCTGTGGATCCTGAGCATGGGCGTCTTCGACCGGGACTACGCCCATCAGGTCGCCGGGTCGAGCCCCCGCCACCTCTACCTCGACCCCGAGACCTTCACCGCCGACACCGCGCTCGGCGCCTACCAGGGCGTCACGGACCAGGTCCGGATGTCGGCCACGCCCGGAAGCTACCGGCACGTCCTCGTGCCGCGCGGCTCCTCCCGGCCCGAGTGGCTGCCCGGCGAGAGGCGGACCGCATGA